The sequence AGAGCCCTTTCAGGTCCAGGATCAATGCTCTCAGCGGAACCCGTGGAAGGCAAAATTGCCATTAACGCAAAATGTGACGGCCTGCTGAAGGTTAACGAAGAGGCGCTATATCGGTTCAATCTCCTCGGTGTTGTCATGTGCTCCACCCTGCAGACAAATACCCCTGTTAAGAAAGGGGAAAACATTGCTGCCACCCGCCTTATTCCACTCGTTTCAGAACGCGCCGTCGTAGAAGAGGCTGCTGCCATTGCAAAAAACGCCAACTCAATCATTTCAGTAAAAGAGTTACGGAAGGCCAAAGCAGGACTGATCATAACCGGCAACGAAGTCTTTCACGGCAGAATAGAAGACAAGTTTGAGCAGGTACTGCGAAACAAGCTTGCAAAGATTGGCTCTGAAGTGATCTCCGTCACCTTTGCCCCCGATGATATTGAGATAATCGGAAAGGCCATTACCGATGCAATAGTCGGTGGGGCAGATCTTATTATCACATCAGGCGGTATGTCTGTTGATCCCGATGATGTGACTCGTATGGGGATCGAACATGCAGGAGCCACCGACTGTTTTTACGGCACCCCCGTCCTGCCCGGGGCCATGTTTTTAAGTGGTAAAATAGGAGACATCCCCGTACTCGGTCTTCCGGCCTGTGGAATGTTTCATAATATCACAGTTTTTGACTTGATTTTACCACGAATTCTCAGCGGTGAATCAATTGGCCGGGAAGAGTTTGCCCGAATGGGTCACGGCGGCCTCTGCCGCAACTGTAAACGATGCCAGTACCCGGTATGTAACTTTGGAAAATAAATCAAAAATGACCAAACGACCAGACAAAGAGGAACCGATACACTGTAACATTCTGGTAAAAGCTCCAGCAGTTGCAAGCCAGCTTCTTGCCGACAGCAGCGGCTTACCAAAGGAACGTATCAAACATGCCATGCTCAAGGGTGCCGTATGGTTAAAACGCCCAGGAAGTAAAGAGCGACGCCTCCGAAAAGCAAAATTCAAACTTAAAACAGACGATTTTATTCAACTCTTTTATAATGCGGACGTTCTTTCTCAGACACCTCCTGAGCCGACACGCATTGCAGAAAATGAAGAGTATAGTGTCTGGTTTAAGCCTCCATGGCTCCTCAGTCAGGGAACCCGCTACGGAGACCATTGTTCCCTGCTTCGATTGGCACAGAAGAGCGCCAGTGATGTCGATTTCAAACTTATCCACCGGCTTGACCGGGAAGCTTCGGGCCTGATGGTACTGGCCCATAATCGTAATGCGGCAATGCTCCTCTCGAAACTCTTCCAGGAAGACAGGATAGAGAAGCGCTACTTTGCTGAAGTCAATGGGCATCCGGAAATACCCGAAAAAGGCCTGTTTCTGAACTCAGAGATTGATGGAAAATCGGCATCCACGGAGATTCTTCGAGGATATCCTGGAAAGACAGATGGAAACACTATACTGGATATTCGCCTTCATACAGGAAGGCTGCATCAGATACGGAAACATCTCGCTGATTTTGGACACCCGGTTATAGGTGATTCCAAATATGGGGAACGACAGAGGGGATATTATGAATTGCATCTCTGCGCCTGGAAAATACATTTTCTCTCCCCCTTTACCCAGGAGACAGTTACATACCAGGCACCTCTCGAAATGAGGCCATCTTTTCTTAAAGATACAATAGCTACGACATGAAATCGATCGGGATTTTCAGGAAATAAGACTAAGGGCCAGCTCTGCGGCCTTCTCAGAAGCTCCTGATTGCCCCATCCTGTCACGCACCAGCTCAAGGCCCTGCAGCATCTCTTTGCGTCTTTGACTGTCAAAGAGTATCGCCATAAGCTCTTCCTCAATGCGTTCAGGACAAACCTCTTCCTGAATCAATTCCGGGACTATCTCTTTTCCGCCAATCAGATTAACAAGAGAAAAGTGTTTCAAATCACTGTTCACCAGGAGCTGTGCAATTCGATAAGTCCATCTGGACAACTTGTATATGACAATCATTGGGGTATCGAGAAGAGCAAGTTCCAGAGTTACCGTACCGGAAACCACCACGGCCGCATCGCAGGCTGCCATCATATCATACCGATTTTCTTTGATCAGGCGGACATCAAGCCCCTGACCATACTCAGCCAACCCATTTTCGCGGATATCTGTTTCGCTGACGGTTGAAGCCAGGGGGAGCAGGAAAACCATCTGTTTTTTCTGACAGTTCTGCTTCTGCAACCTTTGAGCAGTCTGCAGTAAAATCGGCAGAAGAGTCGCTATTTCCTTTCGCCTGCTGCCAGGTAACAAACCAATACAGAGATTTTCGGTGTCGATAGTATGATTTTTACAAAACTCATCGCGCCCGGTGATGCTCTTCACAGTATCGAGTAAGGGATGGCCCACATATTCCGCTGTAAGACCATGACTGCGAAAAAAATCCTGCTCAAAAGGGAGAATTACACCAATTTTGTCAACCCGTTCGCGAATGGTCTTTACCCGTCCGGAGCGCCAGGCCCACACCTGAGGTGTGATATAATAAAAAACTGGAATACCAAGTTTTTTTGCAGACCTGGCAAGCATAAGGTTGAAATCAGGAAAATCAATAATGATAAGAAGAGCAGGACGTTCTTCTTTAAGCGCTGTTCGTAATATTTTTCGTGCTGCAAGGATATCAGGAAGGTGAGTAAAAACTTCGGCAATCCCGACCACCGCAATTCTCTTCGCATCGAACAGGACATTCACTCCGGCAGCTATGAGTTCCTTACCACCCATCCCGGTGTAGCTGAGTTCGGGCCTTGCAGCCTGCATGGCCCTGACTAAATTTCCACCATGCAGGTCACCGGATGCCTCTCCGGCAATGATCATTACTCTGTTATTCATTTACCTTCCGGACATATCCTCTGCATACACCCCAAGTTTTTGATGATCCTTTATCTGTTCAATCACCTGCAGGGCAACATCAAGCGCCCTCCGTCCTTCTTTTCCAGAAACAAGTGGAACGGTGCGGTTACGCACGTTTTCAACAAAATGCAGGATCTCAGAGTTTAAGGCATCCCCCTTGGGAAAAGTACTCACAACGATATCCTGTTTCGGCATACCGTTTGCCATAAATTCGTTCTTTTTCAGGTGTAATGTCGTAACCTTGCGATTGGCAAAGTCAACATTAATAAATGAACCAGGCTGGAAAATACGCATGCGCCGGGTGTTATTTCGTGAAATCCGTGAAACCGTAACATTTGCCGTAGCTCCATTCTCAAAGATAAGCCTGGCATTGGCAATATCCGTGAAATCGGTAACGACCGGAGCACCGACAGTATGAATTGTCTCCAGAGGAGATTTGATTATATTTAAGATGATATCAATATCATGAATCATGAGATCGAGTACAACATCCACATCAACGCCACGATTTTTGAAGGTGGAGATTCGCTGGGATTCTATAAACACAGGAACGGTAAGGGAGGGAAGCATTGCCTCCACTGCAGGATTAAAACGTTCAAGATGGCCGACCTGTAATATCAGATCATGTTCTGCAGCTTTCTCTATAATCTCATCAGCTTCAGCAACCGTGGTAGTGATGGGTTTCTCCATCAGCATATCCACACCAGCCTCAATGCAGTCAAGAGCAACCGCATAATGATAACTTGTCGGTACTACGACTGAAACTGCATCAACAAGCTCTAACAACTCTCGATAATCGGTGAATGCAAGACAACCGTTCTCTTTGGCAATTGCCTGAGCAGCATCCGGGTCAATATCAGCGACACCGACAAGCTCTACATCCTCCATAGCCCTATATTTCTGAGCATGATACTTCCCTAAATACCCAACCCCGATAACACCTGCTTTCATATTCGTTTATCCTTTATTCCTTCTCTCACGCAGATATATCAGATTCCCAGGTAGGCTTTCTGTATATCCTGATTTTTTAGCAGGTTCTCGGCTGTGTCACTGATGGTAATATCACCATTTTCGATGACATACCCACGATCAGCAATATGCAGCGCCTGATTGGCATTTTGTTCCACCAGAAATATCGTCGTATTCTGTTCTTTGTTTATTTTCTTAACAATTTCAAAAATCTGCTTAATAATAAGTGGAGCCAGCCCCATTGACGGTTCATCGAGCAACAGTAATTTAGGACGGGCCATGAGTGCTCGTGACATGGCAAGCATCTGCTGCTCACCACCGCTCAGGGTACCACCATCCTGCCCTCGCCTGTCTGCCAGAATTGGAAAAAGAGAAAACACATACTCAAGATCCTCTTTTATACCATCACTGTCATTTCGTAAAAAGGCTCCCATATCCAGGTTTTCCTGAACGGTGAGCGCAGGAAAGATATGACGCCCCTCTGGAACCTGACAGATTCCTTTTGCAACAAGTTTTTCAGGAGGAAGCCTATGAATGGGTTCACCTTCAAAAATAACTTTCCCTGAGCGTACCGGAACAATACCTGAAACTGCCATCAGTGTCGTGGACTTACCAGCACCATTTGCACCAATCAGGGTGATAATCTCCCCACGATTAATTACAATATCAATATTATGGAGAACCTGGATATTCCCGTAGCCGGCGGTTATATTTCGCAATTCAAGCATCAACATCCTCCCCGAGATAGGCTTTAATCACGGCTGGATTGGAACGTACCTCTTCGGGGGTACCCTGCGCAATCTTTTTTCCATAATCCATGACAAAAATCCTATCAGACAAACTCATCACCAGTTTCATATCATGCTCGATAAGAAGAATGGAATGCCCTTCTTTGCAGATTGCCTTTATCAGGGTTACCAGAGCTTCGGTTTCCTGAGGATTCATTCCAGCTGCCGGTTCATCGAGCAGGAGCAGAAAAGGCT comes from Desulfocapsa sulfexigens DSM 10523 and encodes:
- the lpxB gene encoding lipid-A-disaccharide synthase → MNNRVMIIAGEASGDLHGGNLVRAMQAARPELSYTGMGGKELIAAGVNVLFDAKRIAVVGIAEVFTHLPDILAARKILRTALKEERPALLIIIDFPDFNLMLARSAKKLGIPVFYYITPQVWAWRSGRVKTIRERVDKIGVILPFEQDFFRSHGLTAEYVGHPLLDTVKSITGRDEFCKNHTIDTENLCIGLLPGSRRKEIATLLPILLQTAQRLQKQNCQKKQMVFLLPLASTVSETDIRENGLAEYGQGLDVRLIKENRYDMMAACDAAVVVSGTVTLELALLDTPMIVIYKLSRWTYRIAQLLVNSDLKHFSLVNLIGGKEIVPELIQEEVCPERIEEELMAILFDSQRRKEMLQGLELVRDRMGQSGASEKAAELALSLIS
- a CDS encoding RluA family pseudouridine synthase codes for the protein MTKRPDKEEPIHCNILVKAPAVASQLLADSSGLPKERIKHAMLKGAVWLKRPGSKERRLRKAKFKLKTDDFIQLFYNADVLSQTPPEPTRIAENEEYSVWFKPPWLLSQGTRYGDHCSLLRLAQKSASDVDFKLIHRLDREASGLMVLAHNRNAAMLLSKLFQEDRIEKRYFAEVNGHPEIPEKGLFLNSEIDGKSASTEILRGYPGKTDGNTILDIRLHTGRLHQIRKHLADFGHPVIGDSKYGERQRGYYELHLCAWKIHFLSPFTQETVTYQAPLEMRPSFLKDTIATT
- a CDS encoding molybdopterin-binding protein; translated protein: MKKIVPVEEAVGMVLPHDITEIVKDEFKGRAFKKGHIIREEDIEHLKRLGKEHIYVLKLGPDEIHENEAAEILARALSGPGSMLSAEPVEGKIAINAKCDGLLKVNEEALYRFNLLGVVMCSTLQTNTPVKKGENIAATRLIPLVSERAVVEEAAAIAKNANSIISVKELRKAKAGLIITGNEVFHGRIEDKFEQVLRNKLAKIGSEVISVTFAPDDIEIIGKAITDAIVGGADLIITSGGMSVDPDDVTRMGIEHAGATDCFYGTPVLPGAMFLSGKIGDIPVLGLPACGMFHNITVFDLILPRILSGESIGREEFARMGHGGLCRNCKRCQYPVCNFGK
- a CDS encoding ABC transporter ATP-binding protein translates to MLELRNITAGYGNIQVLHNIDIVINRGEIITLIGANGAGKSTTLMAVSGIVPVRSGKVIFEGEPIHRLPPEKLVAKGICQVPEGRHIFPALTVQENLDMGAFLRNDSDGIKEDLEYVFSLFPILADRRGQDGGTLSGGEQQMLAMSRALMARPKLLLLDEPSMGLAPLIIKQIFEIVKKINKEQNTTIFLVEQNANQALHIADRGYVIENGDITISDTAENLLKNQDIQKAYLGI
- a CDS encoding Gfo/Idh/MocA family protein, which translates into the protein MKAGVIGVGYLGKYHAQKYRAMEDVELVGVADIDPDAAQAIAKENGCLAFTDYRELLELVDAVSVVVPTSYHYAVALDCIEAGVDMLMEKPITTTVAEADEIIEKAAEHDLILQVGHLERFNPAVEAMLPSLTVPVFIESQRISTFKNRGVDVDVVLDLMIHDIDIILNIIKSPLETIHTVGAPVVTDFTDIANARLIFENGATANVTVSRISRNNTRRMRIFQPGSFINVDFANRKVTTLHLKKNEFMANGMPKQDIVVSTFPKGDALNSEILHFVENVRNRTVPLVSGKEGRRALDVALQVIEQIKDHQKLGVYAEDMSGR